A genomic segment from Macrobrachium rosenbergii isolate ZJJX-2024 chromosome 30, ASM4041242v1, whole genome shotgun sequence encodes:
- the LOC136855069 gene encoding tetratricopeptide repeat protein 33-like has product MQSFGWKRKAGLSKPRPSVFTGEEAEDDSAKDPDVDWLTAAKRPKVLELEDVKVKARRLSNEGVMLAEAGRWWAAIGRWNGALELTPDDHTLHEMMAQAYMQVGEVFPALTAAQKAVDLYPTWWIGLQTLGRAQLGLGEVELAVKTFSKAVHIAPDQQELWREDLLWSSGLLQKQREIKAEKAKLQAAIEQGIVSASDLQEPHIEGTIREKSLQLYRKQQLEEAARAQSSSSGKDEGTSTEDKNKSIDITKMVRMRVT; this is encoded by the exons ATGCAGTCCTTTGGGTGGAAGAGAAAAGCTGGATTATCCAAACCTCGCCCATCTGTGTTTACAGGCGAGGAGGCAGAAGATGACTCTGCTAAGGACCCAGATGTTGATTGGCTTACAGCTGCCAAACGACCAAAG GTGTTGGAGTTAGAAGACGTCAAGGTTAAAGCTCGTCGGCTTAGCAATGAAGGAGTTATGCTTGCTGAGGCCGGTCGGTGGTGGGCAGCTATTGGTCGGTGGAACGGGGCTTTGGAATTGACGCCAGATGATCATACTCTACATGAAATGATGGCCCAGGCTTATATGCAG GTAGGAGAGGTGTTCCCAGCATTGACGGCAGCTCAGAAGGCTGTGGATTTGTACCCTACTTGGTGGATAGGCCTCCAAACTCTTGGACGTGCACAGCTAGGGCTCGGGGAAGTTGAACTAGCTGTCAAGACCTTTTCCAAAGCCGTCCACATAGCCCCAGATCAGCAAGAATTGTGGAGGGAGGATTTACTG TGGTCCTCAGGGTTGCTCCAGAAGCAAAGAGAAATTAAAGCTGAGAAGGCAAAATTGCAGGCAGCCATTGAACAGGGCATTGTTTCTGCTAGTGATCTCCAAGAACCTCACATTGAGGGAACCATTCGAGAGAAATCTctacagctgtacagaaaacaacaGCTGGAAGAAGCTGCGCGAGCGCAGTCATCGAGTAGTGGAAAGGACGAAGGCACGAGTACAGAAGATAAGAACAAAAGCATAGACATTAC
- the LOC136855066 gene encoding small G protein signaling modulator 3: MEIARSLFGVRAPEGYTDGTTHVHVDTAVDEDENDEVFLPDAPEGLSTGISIGRSCGGLGEPCVGGPFSAVTPSMWPQDILTRLSQQDQHDDPNHQPDYRFDEFGFRVEEEDGPEQSSTKLLSQPFVEDPQHRLQWIAYLEFSHSDEVGELTWDHVDVRLPRTDKLRGMVRAGVPHSLRPQLWMRLSGALQKQRQSDISYREVVKASSNDALMTSKQIEKDLLRTMPTNACFSQLTSTGIPRLRRVLRSLAWLYPDIGYCQGTGMIAASLLLFLEEEEAFWVMCTIVEDLLPASYYSSTLLGVQADQRVLAALVATHLPGVESVVREHDIELSLITLHWFVTVFASVLHMKILLRVWDLFFLDGSIVLFQVTLAMLKIKEAELRSLENSAQIFNALSDIPGDVDDVECLFRVMESVCGSLTDVMVETHRRRHLAYLMADHGALINPDHSTNLPKQQLNRRQVTKNKSMLELILFGEDGSADDLRNKNIRQTELLVDLREAVLQVGRHFQGVEPSFGSITLAPDYSLESHAQDLPEFLATARSRHRRAKALLDFERHDDDELGFRKNDIITIVSQRDEHCWIGELNGLRGWFPAKFVEMLDERSKEYSRAGDDAINAVVTDLVRGTLCPAIKGILLHGMHRTSLLGGPCHPWLFIEEAAAREVERDFSSVYSRLVLCRTFRLDEDGKVLTPEELLYRCVQSINVSHDAVHAQMDVKLRSLICLGLNEQVLHLWLEVLCSSADIVERWYQPWSFLRSPGWVQIKCELRVLAQFPFTLNPDWELPPPPNQDQRPLREGVRDMLVKHHLFSWDL; this comes from the exons ATGGAAATAGCACGTTCACTCTTTGGTGTCCGTGCTCCAGAAGGTTATACTGATGGTACAACTCACGTCCATGTTGACACGGCCGTAGATGAGGATGAAAATGATGAGGTCTTCCTCCCTGATGCACCAGAGGGACTGTCAACAG GTATAAGCATTGGAAGGTCATGTGGAGGCTTAGGAGAGCCATGTGTCGGAGGTCCATTTTCTGCCGTGACCCCTTCAATGTGGCCACAAGATATTCTGACCAGGCTTTCACAACAGGATCAGCACGATGATCCCAATCACCAGCCAGATTACAG GTTTGATGAATTTGGGTTTCgtgtagaagaagaagatggaccAGAACAAAGCAGCACAAAACTTCTAAGTCAGCCATTTGTTGAAGATCCACAGCACAG GTTGCAGTGGATAGCTTACTTGGAATTCAGCCATAGTGATGAGGTAGGGGAATTGACCTGGGATCATGTTGATGTCCGCTTACCAAGAACGGACAAGTTAAGAGGAATGGTTCGGGCTGGAGTACCTCATTCTCTTCGTCCGCAGCTGTGGATGAGGCTGTCTG GTGCTCTTCAGAAGCAGCGACAGTCTGATATATCATACCGAGAAGTTGTAAAAGCTTCCAGTAATGATGCTCTGATGACTAGCAAGCAGATCGAAAAGGATCTTCTCCGCACTATGCCAACCAATGCCTGTTTCTCTCAGCTTACATCAACAGGCATTCCGCGTCTGAGACGTGTTCTCCGTTCGCTTGCTTGGCTCTATCCTGATATTGG GTACTGCCAAGGGACAGGAATGATTGCTGCATCTCTCCTACTtttcttagaagaagaagaagcattctGGGTTATGTGTACAATTGTAGAAGACCTTCTTCCTGCCTCCTACTACTCTTCCACACTCTTGG GTGTACAAGCTGACCAACGCGTTCTTGCTGCTTTGGTGGCCACTCATTTACCAGGTGTTGAGTCAGTTGTTCGGGAACACGATATAGAACTCTCCCTCATCACTCTTCATTGGTTTGTGACTGTTTTTGCTTCAGTGCTACACATGAAGATTCTCCTTCGAGTGTGGGACTTGTTTTTCCTTGATGGATCTATCGTTCTCTTCCAAGTAACTTTAGCAATGCTTAAGATCAAAG aGGCTGAGCTTCGTAGTTTGGAGAACTCAGCCCAAATATTCAATGCATTGTCAGACATTCCTGGTGATGTGGATGATGTTGAATGCTTATTCAGA GTGATGGAGAGTGTTTGTGGTAGCTTGACAGACGTTATGGTGGAGACTCATCGCCGGAGACACCTAGCTTACTTGATGGCTGACCATGGTGCTCTGATAAATCCAGATCACTCTACAAATTTACCCAAGCAGCAGCTGAACAG ACGTcaagtaacaaaaaacaaatccaTGTTAGAACTCATTCTCTTTGGAGAGGATGGCAGTGCAGACGACCTGCGGAACAAAAATATTCGGCAGACTGAGCTGCTGGTAGATCTTCGAGAAGCCGTCCTTCAGGTTGGAAGGCATTTTCAG GGCGTTGAACCATCCTTTGGATCTATCACACTTGCACCTGACTATTCTTTGGAATCTCATGCACAAGATCTGCCCGAATTCTTGGCAACTGCTAGGTCAAGACACAGGAGAGCAAAAGCTTTACTGG ATTTTGAACGACACGACGATGATGAACTGGGTTTCCGAAAAAATGACATAATTACTATCGTATCACAGCGTGATGAGCACTGTTGGATTGGTGAATTGAATGGCCTGAGAG GATGGTTTCCAGCAAAGTTTGTAGAGATGCTGGATGAACGAAGCAAAGAATACAGCCGTGCTGGAGACGATGCAATCAACGCGGTTGTGACGGACCTTGTTCGTGGAACCCTCTGCCCAGCTATCAAGGGGATTCTCCTACATGGAATGCATCGGACGTCACTCCTAG GTGGTCCTTGCCATCCATGGCTATTCATTGAGGAAGCAGCAGCTCGTGAAGTAGAACGCGACTTCTCGTCAGTGTATTCGCGGCTTGTTCTCTGCCGCACTTTTAGGTTGGATGAGGATGGAAAAGTCCTCACGCCAGAAGAG CTCCTGTACCGATGCGTTCAATCAATCAACGTTAGCCACGATGCAGTTCACGCCCAGATGGACGTTAAACTTCGGTCGTTGATTTGTCTTGGATTAAATGAACAG GTATTGCATCTGTGGCTGGAAGTACTTTGTTCAAGTGCTGACATAGTGGAGCGCTGGTACCAACCTTGGTCATTTCTCCGTTCACCCGGATGGGTCCAGATCAAGTGTGAACTTCGAGTTCTGGCACAATTCCCCTTCACTCTGAATCCTGACTGGGAGCTTCCTCCACCTCCTAATCAAGACCAGAGACCGCTAAGGGAAGGTGTTCGGGACATGCTGGTTAAACACCACTTGTTTTCATGGGATCTGTAG